From Armatimonadota bacterium, a single genomic window includes:
- the scpB gene encoding SMC-Scp complex subunit ScpB, with protein sequence MELTEALGPASHREDDEGDLSCCLEALLFMSGGPLSLQDLCELTGREPEQINAALDRLGGECAGRAVWVVSVAGGFQLATRPRYGELIAKLLQPKRFRLSRAALETLAIVAYKQPVTRPEIEEIRGVNVDGVMDTLMQYELVRECGRRRTPGRPIQYATSEAFLTHFGLNSVHDLPDLERLGRREPVETEAEEIEDDAAAMAPCDQHGAQPRAPKEPTCDQPSPP encoded by the coding sequence ATGGAACTCACTGAGGCGTTGGGGCCGGCGAGCCACCGCGAGGACGACGAGGGTGACCTGAGCTGCTGTCTGGAGGCGCTGCTGTTCATGTCGGGCGGCCCGCTGAGCTTGCAGGATCTGTGTGAGCTCACCGGGCGCGAGCCGGAGCAGATCAACGCCGCCCTCGATCGGCTGGGGGGGGAGTGCGCGGGGCGCGCGGTATGGGTCGTCAGCGTCGCCGGCGGCTTCCAGTTGGCGACGCGACCGCGGTACGGCGAGCTGATCGCGAAGCTGCTGCAGCCGAAGCGCTTCCGCCTGTCCCGCGCGGCGCTGGAGACGCTGGCCATCGTCGCTTACAAGCAGCCGGTGACACGCCCGGAGATCGAGGAGATCCGCGGGGTCAACGTGGACGGGGTGATGGACACGCTGATGCAGTACGAGCTGGTGCGGGAGTGCGGGCGGCGGCGAACCCCCGGCCGCCCCATCCAGTACGCCACCAGCGAGGCGTTTCTGACCCACTTCGGCCTCAACTCCGTGCACGACCTGCCCGACTTGGAGCGGTTGGGACGACGAGAACCGGTGGAGACGGAAGCGGAGGAAATCGAGGACGACGCCGCAGCGATGGCGCCGTGCGACCAACACGGCGCGCAACCGCGAGCACCGAAGGAGCCGACGTGCGACCAGCCATCACCGCCCTAG